A single region of the Myxococcota bacterium genome encodes:
- a CDS encoding transglutaminase family protein, which translates to MAIRVALHHRTSYGYARPVQLGPQTIRLRPAPHNRTPVHRYSLDVRPDGHYLNWQQDVHGNYLARVVYPEKIERFEVSVDLVVDLEAYSPFDYFLEESVREWPFVYDKEWRSDLEPYLVTLPASPALAAFVEGLDWTARETNDLLVETNRAVSAAVDYVIRMEPGVQTPDETLQLGRGSCRDSAWLLVQVLRRMGIAARFVSGYLIQLKPDQKPLEGPPGPERDFTDLHAWCECFIPGAGWVGLDPTSGLLAAEGHIPLAATPNPSSAAPVSGVVEEVETEFEFDMHVQRVVDHARITKPYTDEGWQRILELGDRIDAELAHDDVRLSVGGEPTFVSSEEPDAPEWNTEALGGRKAEIADRLTRRLMQLWAPGGVVQHGQGKWYPGEQLPRWAYGCYYRNDGYPLWRDPSRLAESGRSYGHDVDDAARFGDRLAQRLGLREYRWIDAYEDAWYHLWRERRLPTNVDPHDSKLEDPIERARLARIFEQGLASIVGWVLPLEHVGAWQTGEWFLRSERCYLIPGDSPMGFRLPLESQPWAAPGDLPLSSDLDPYAPRPALPRPFGEPGRFAETSPRLQERRSGLTGTDAATEGLRASPPLPFESAPGIVRSALCVEPRGGQLKVFLPPLTRVEPFIELIAAIEDTSAEFDLPVQLEGYPPPRDPRLGEFRITPDPGVIEVNVPPTTSWRGAVRQSEELYEAARHEKLIAEKFEVDGTHIGSGGGNHVVLGGLTPADSPFLRRPDVLGSFLRFWHNHPSLSFLFSGRFIGPTSQAPRVDEARDDSAYELELALAQLPRKDELPVAPWLVDRVLRNVLIDVTGNTHRAEFCIDKLYSPEGPTGRLGLVELRAFEMPPHERMSAVQQLLVRSLLAKFWRSPDERPLIKWRTALHDQFMMPHWVESDLREVFEELRAAGFDLDPDWFAPHFEFRFPRFGEVALDSTRLEVRGALEPWHVLGEESAAGGQARYVDSSVERIQVKAYGFVEERYKVLCNGFEVPMQPTATNGEFIAGVRYRAWQPPHCLHPRIGVHSPLHVDLYDTWNRRNVAGCTYHVVHPGGRASEVRPVNAPAAESRRLARFEARGHQQGAFDPIPLRPHPHFPHILDLRWASTTGGGPR; encoded by the coding sequence TTGGCCATTCGCGTCGCCCTCCATCACCGCACGAGCTACGGCTACGCGCGCCCGGTGCAACTCGGGCCGCAGACGATTCGGCTCCGCCCCGCCCCGCACAACCGAACGCCGGTCCATCGCTACAGCCTCGACGTCCGACCCGACGGGCACTACCTGAACTGGCAACAGGACGTGCACGGCAACTATCTCGCGCGGGTGGTCTACCCCGAGAAGATCGAGCGCTTCGAGGTCTCGGTGGATCTGGTCGTCGACCTCGAGGCCTACAGCCCCTTCGACTACTTCCTCGAAGAGTCGGTTCGCGAGTGGCCCTTCGTCTACGACAAGGAATGGCGATCCGACCTCGAGCCCTACCTCGTGACGCTCCCCGCGTCCCCCGCTCTTGCCGCGTTCGTCGAGGGGCTCGACTGGACCGCGCGCGAAACCAACGATCTGCTCGTCGAAACGAACCGCGCGGTCTCCGCTGCCGTCGACTACGTCATCCGGATGGAGCCCGGCGTGCAGACGCCCGACGAGACGCTGCAGCTCGGACGCGGCTCCTGCCGCGACTCGGCCTGGCTCCTGGTCCAGGTGCTTCGGCGCATGGGCATCGCCGCCCGCTTCGTCTCGGGCTACCTGATCCAACTCAAGCCGGACCAGAAGCCCCTCGAAGGACCGCCTGGCCCCGAGCGCGACTTCACCGACCTGCACGCCTGGTGCGAGTGCTTCATTCCCGGCGCGGGCTGGGTCGGACTCGACCCCACCTCCGGGCTGTTGGCCGCGGAAGGACACATTCCGCTCGCGGCGACGCCGAACCCGTCTTCGGCGGCTCCCGTGTCGGGGGTGGTCGAGGAAGTCGAGACCGAGTTCGAGTTCGACATGCACGTCCAGCGCGTAGTGGACCATGCGCGGATCACGAAGCCCTATACCGACGAAGGATGGCAGCGGATCCTCGAACTCGGGGATCGGATCGACGCGGAGCTTGCCCACGATGACGTCCGGTTGAGTGTCGGCGGTGAGCCGACCTTCGTGAGTTCCGAGGAACCGGATGCGCCTGAATGGAACACGGAGGCACTCGGCGGTCGAAAGGCGGAGATCGCGGATCGCCTCACGCGACGCCTGATGCAGCTCTGGGCACCGGGCGGCGTTGTCCAACACGGGCAGGGAAAGTGGTACCCGGGGGAGCAGCTGCCGCGCTGGGCCTACGGATGCTACTACCGCAACGACGGGTACCCGCTGTGGCGCGATCCGTCGCGCCTCGCCGAGTCGGGCCGGAGCTACGGGCACGATGTCGACGACGCGGCCCGCTTCGGCGATCGGCTCGCGCAACGCCTCGGTTTGCGGGAGTACCGCTGGATCGATGCATACGAGGACGCCTGGTATCACCTCTGGCGCGAGCGTCGCCTCCCAACCAACGTCGACCCCCACGACTCGAAGCTCGAGGATCCGATCGAGCGCGCGCGACTCGCGCGCATCTTCGAGCAGGGACTCGCCTCGATCGTGGGCTGGGTGCTCCCCCTCGAGCATGTCGGCGCGTGGCAAACCGGTGAGTGGTTCCTGCGCTCGGAGCGCTGTTACCTGATCCCGGGGGACTCGCCGATGGGATTCCGGTTGCCGCTCGAGTCCCAGCCCTGGGCGGCGCCAGGCGACCTCCCGCTTTCCAGCGACCTCGATCCGTACGCCCCGCGACCTGCCCTGCCGCGTCCCTTCGGCGAGCCTGGGCGCTTCGCCGAGACGTCGCCCCGACTCCAGGAGCGCCGCTCGGGTCTCACCGGCACGGATGCGGCGACGGAAGGCTTGCGCGCTTCACCGCCACTCCCGTTCGAGTCGGCCCCCGGAATCGTGCGCAGCGCGCTCTGTGTCGAGCCGCGGGGCGGCCAGCTCAAGGTCTTCTTGCCGCCGCTCACTCGCGTCGAGCCCTTCATCGAGCTGATCGCGGCCATCGAGGACACTTCCGCCGAATTCGATCTTCCGGTTCAGCTCGAAGGCTACCCGCCTCCGCGCGACCCCCGGCTCGGAGAGTTCAGGATCACGCCCGACCCAGGGGTGATCGAGGTGAACGTCCCACCGACGACCTCTTGGCGAGGTGCCGTGCGTCAGAGCGAGGAGCTCTACGAAGCGGCGCGTCACGAGAAGCTCATCGCGGAGAAGTTCGAGGTCGATGGCACCCACATTGGATCGGGCGGGGGCAACCACGTCGTGCTCGGCGGTCTGACGCCCGCCGACAGTCCCTTCCTCCGACGCCCGGACGTCCTCGGGAGCTTCCTCCGCTTCTGGCACAACCACCCCTCCCTCTCCTTCCTCTTCAGCGGCAGGTTCATCGGTCCTACCTCCCAGGCACCCCGTGTCGACGAGGCACGCGACGATTCGGCCTACGAACTCGAGCTCGCGCTGGCCCAGCTTCCGCGCAAGGACGAGCTGCCGGTCGCGCCTTGGCTCGTCGATCGCGTCCTGCGGAACGTGCTCATCGACGTCACGGGAAACACCCACCGAGCCGAGTTCTGCATCGACAAGCTCTACTCGCCGGAGGGTCCGACGGGAAGGCTCGGCCTCGTCGAGCTCCGCGCGTTCGAGATGCCGCCCCACGAGCGCATGAGCGCCGTCCAACAGCTGCTCGTACGCTCGCTGCTCGCGAAGTTCTGGCGCAGCCCAGACGAGCGTCCGCTGATCAAATGGCGAACCGCCCTGCACGACCAGTTCATGATGCCCCACTGGGTCGAAAGCGATCTCCGAGAGGTCTTCGAAGAGCTCCGAGCCGCGGGTTTCGACCTGGACCCTGATTGGTTCGCCCCGCACTTCGAATTCCGATTTCCTCGCTTCGGCGAGGTGGCCCTCGATTCCACGCGCCTCGAAGTGCGCGGAGCCCTCGAACCCTGGCACGTCCTCGGGGAGGAATCGGCAGCCGGCGGACAAGCGCGCTACGTCGACTCGTCGGTCGAGCGCATTCAGGTGAAGGCGTACGGGTTCGTCGAGGAGCGCTACAAGGTCCTGTGCAACGGCTTCGAGGTGCCGATGCAACCGACGGCGACGAACGGTGAGTTCATCGCCGGTGTGCGCTATCGCGCTTGGCAACCACCCCACTGTCTTCACCCGCGCATCGGGGTGCACTCGCCCCTGCACGTGGATCTCTACGACACGTGGAATCGACGAAACGTCGCCGGTTGCACCTACCACGTCGTGCACCCGGGCGGGCGCGCTTCCGAAGTACGTCCGGTGAATGCCCCCGCGGCAGAGAGCCGCCGGTTGGCGCGCTTCGAAGCCCGGGGCCACCAACAGGGCGCGTTCGACCCGATTCCCTTGCGCCCCCACCCGCACTTCCCCCACATCCTGGACCTCCGCTGGGCCAGCACCACGGGCGGCGGGCCCCGATGA
- a CDS encoding mobilization protein, which translates to MGRVHWIGGEKGGVGKSVVARLLAQYCIDRMIPWSGFDTDRSHGALLRYYSEYTQRLDVTEMEELDAVVDQLEAGVEEVVVDLAAQTEAPLFEWLGAGDVIALLEQLGHQSWFWYVVDDGKDSVQLLSSLLDRLGRSGNVVCVLNRGRGRDFMLFEEAKLAQRVEESGGDVIELPALHPGSMLRMDAYDKSFWAAIHNDDATRGPCLTLMQRQRANVFVRTAHANFYGLFRERAKRRGAAA; encoded by the coding sequence ATGGGCCGAGTGCACTGGATCGGCGGCGAGAAGGGAGGCGTCGGCAAATCGGTCGTCGCCCGCTTGCTCGCCCAGTACTGCATCGATCGAATGATCCCCTGGTCGGGTTTCGACACCGATCGGTCGCACGGCGCACTGCTTCGCTACTACAGCGAGTACACGCAGCGACTCGACGTCACCGAGATGGAAGAACTCGACGCGGTCGTGGATCAGCTCGAGGCGGGAGTCGAGGAGGTGGTCGTCGATCTCGCGGCGCAAACCGAAGCTCCGCTCTTCGAGTGGCTCGGGGCCGGAGACGTCATCGCGCTACTCGAGCAGCTCGGGCATCAGTCCTGGTTCTGGTATGTCGTGGACGACGGCAAGGATTCGGTGCAGCTGCTCTCGTCGCTCCTCGATCGGCTCGGCCGCTCGGGGAACGTCGTGTGCGTGCTCAACCGCGGGCGAGGCCGAGACTTCATGCTCTTCGAAGAAGCGAAGCTCGCGCAACGCGTCGAGGAGAGCGGGGGGGACGTCATCGAGCTTCCCGCACTGCACCCGGGTTCGATGCTCAGGATGGACGCCTACGACAAGAGCTTCTGGGCCGCGATCCACAACGACGACGCGACCCGCGGTCCCTGCCTCACGCTGATGCAGCGCCAGCGAGCGAACGTGTTCGTGCGCACGGCTCACGCGAACTTCTACGGACTCTTCCGCGAGCGCGCGAAGCGCAGGGGCGCCGCCGCATAA
- a CDS encoding DUF3604 domain-containing protein, whose translation MKTARRSFSCSRSLALGLSMLSGLASAQLACGSYDDPTLDVAFDPATVAPPPERPVVEADPHRNLLWGDLHIHTALSYDAFTMGVRALPDDAYHYMKGGTIEHALGYPIRAQRPLDFGAVTDHSEYLGVARHQADGGQAESDALREVVRSGSPLRMTWHFGRIVFSQMSSREKRHAAFGGAGMEEVSRSAWQSVVEAAERHNDPGRFTSFIAYEWSSMPEARNLHRNVVYRSNQVPDYPYSSLDSENPEDLWQALDAQRADGMPVLAIPHNSNVSDGRMFEATKFAGEPFDAAYAEMRGRNEPIVEIFQIKGTSETHPDLSPEDTFADFELMTTVMSADSPPSQPKGSYARDALRTGLGFAHREGWNPFRFGVIGSSDSHNASFSVEEDNYHGKLPLMDGSPAQRVGEASILPYERIPWRVYGAAGLVAVWAEANTRPSVFDAMQRKETYATSGPRMSVRFFAGWDYPGDLLRGDWLETAYREGVPMGGTLDAKQDTSPTFVVVALKDPVGAHLDRAQIIKAWVDADGKTHERIYDVAASDGRLESPTDGGIAPVGNTVNVDEASYTNEIGAPQLTAMWQDPDFDPAEEALYYARVIEIPTPRHTTYAAALLGVNAPAPKSLQERAVTSAIWVTPRRAPTP comes from the coding sequence ATGAAGACCGCGCGTCGTTCGTTCTCGTGCTCGCGATCCCTTGCGCTGGGGCTTTCGATGCTCAGCGGCCTCGCGTCGGCCCAGCTGGCCTGCGGCAGCTACGACGACCCGACCCTGGACGTGGCCTTCGACCCGGCCACGGTGGCGCCGCCGCCCGAGCGCCCCGTGGTGGAGGCGGATCCCCACCGCAACCTGCTCTGGGGCGATCTCCACATCCACACCGCGCTCTCCTACGACGCCTTCACGATGGGGGTACGCGCGCTGCCCGATGACGCCTATCACTACATGAAGGGCGGCACGATCGAACACGCCCTCGGCTACCCGATCCGCGCCCAGCGCCCGCTCGACTTCGGGGCCGTCACCGACCACTCCGAGTACCTCGGCGTCGCGCGACACCAGGCCGACGGCGGACAGGCCGAATCGGATGCACTCCGAGAGGTCGTGCGGTCGGGCAGCCCGCTGCGGATGACCTGGCACTTCGGCCGCATCGTCTTCAGCCAGATGTCGAGTCGCGAGAAGCGCCACGCAGCGTTCGGGGGAGCGGGGATGGAGGAGGTTTCCCGCTCCGCCTGGCAGAGCGTGGTCGAAGCCGCCGAGCGCCACAACGACCCGGGTCGCTTCACCAGCTTCATCGCCTACGAGTGGTCCTCGATGCCCGAGGCGCGGAACCTCCACCGCAACGTCGTTTATCGCTCGAACCAGGTGCCGGACTACCCGTACTCCTCCCTCGATTCCGAGAACCCGGAAGACCTCTGGCAGGCCCTCGACGCCCAGCGCGCCGACGGTATGCCGGTACTCGCGATTCCGCACAACTCGAACGTGAGCGACGGCCGGATGTTCGAGGCCACGAAGTTCGCGGGCGAGCCCTTCGACGCCGCCTACGCGGAGATGCGCGGTCGCAACGAACCGATCGTCGAGATCTTCCAGATCAAGGGCACCTCCGAGACCCACCCCGACCTCTCCCCCGAAGACACCTTCGCCGACTTCGAGCTGATGACGACGGTGATGTCCGCCGATTCGCCGCCGAGCCAACCGAAGGGCAGCTACGCGCGCGACGCCCTGCGCACCGGCCTGGGCTTCGCCCACCGCGAAGGTTGGAACCCGTTCCGCTTCGGGGTGATCGGAAGCAGCGACAGCCACAACGCCAGCTTCTCGGTCGAGGAGGACAACTACCACGGGAAGCTCCCGCTCATGGACGGGAGCCCGGCCCAGCGTGTCGGCGAGGCTTCGATCCTGCCCTACGAGCGCATTCCCTGGCGGGTCTACGGCGCGGCGGGGCTGGTGGCGGTCTGGGCCGAGGCCAACACCCGACCGTCGGTCTTCGATGCCATGCAGCGTAAGGAGACCTACGCCACGTCGGGTCCGCGCATGTCGGTGCGCTTCTTCGCGGGCTGGGACTACCCGGGCGACCTGCTCCGCGGCGATTGGCTCGAAACCGCCTACCGCGAGGGCGTGCCGATGGGAGGCACCCTCGACGCGAAGCAGGACACGTCGCCGACCTTCGTCGTCGTCGCGCTGAAGGACCCGGTCGGCGCGCACCTCGACCGCGCGCAGATCATCAAGGCCTGGGTCGACGCCGACGGCAAGACCCACGAACGCATCTACGACGTGGCCGCCTCCGATGGACGCCTGGAGTCCCCCACCGACGGAGGCATCGCCCCCGTCGGCAACACCGTGAACGTCGACGAGGCCAGCTACACGAACGAGATCGGCGCCCCCCAGCTCACCGCCATGTGGCAGGACCCGGACTTCGATCCGGCCGAGGAAGCCCTCTACTACGCACGGGTCATCGAGATCCCGACGCCGCGCCACACCACCTACGCCGCCGCCCTGCTCGGCGTGAACGCCCCGGCTCCGAAGTCGCTGCAAGAGCGCGCCGTCACGTCCGCGATCTGGGTAACTCCGAGGCGGGCCCCGACCCCTTAG
- a CDS encoding SDR family oxidoreductase: MGFPGIEGKVAIVTGSGGGIGEGYARALAREGARVVIAEIDKEKGTRVADALRAEGAEATFVEVDVSSPESTTALAAATVDAFGGIDFLVNNAAIFGDMKLDSLVNVDWDYYQKFMDVNVNGALLCTRACAKSMKERGGGAIVNQSSTAGWMGVGFYGLSKGATNSLTHCLARELGHANIRVNAIAPGPTDTDALDKQVPDAYRDQLVAGLPLARLGTPEDMADACLFLLSDAAKWVTGQIFAVDGGQITRG; this comes from the coding sequence ATGGGTTTCCCGGGAATCGAAGGCAAGGTGGCGATCGTCACCGGTTCGGGGGGTGGCATCGGTGAGGGCTACGCCCGAGCACTCGCGCGAGAGGGTGCGCGGGTGGTCATCGCGGAGATCGACAAAGAGAAGGGCACGCGGGTGGCCGACGCCCTGCGCGCCGAGGGTGCCGAGGCCACCTTCGTCGAAGTCGACGTCAGCTCTCCCGAGTCGACGACGGCCCTCGCCGCCGCCACGGTCGACGCCTTCGGGGGCATCGACTTTCTCGTGAACAACGCTGCGATCTTCGGCGACATGAAGCTCGACTCGCTGGTGAACGTCGACTGGGACTACTACCAGAAGTTCATGGACGTCAACGTGAACGGTGCCTTGCTGTGCACCCGCGCTTGCGCGAAGAGCATGAAGGAGCGCGGGGGCGGCGCCATCGTGAACCAGTCCTCGACCGCCGGGTGGATGGGCGTCGGCTTCTACGGGCTCTCGAAGGGCGCCACGAACAGCCTCACCCACTGTCTCGCGCGCGAGCTCGGGCACGCGAACATCCGCGTGAACGCGATCGCGCCGGGGCCGACCGATACAGACGCGCTCGACAAGCAGGTGCCCGACGCGTATCGCGACCAGCTCGTGGCCGGGTTGCCGCTGGCTCGACTCGGGACGCCCGAAGACATGGCCGACGCCTGCCTGTTCCTGCTCTCGGACGCGGCGAAGTGGGTAACCGGGCAGATCTTCGCGGTGGACGGGGGCCAGATCACCCGGGGTTAG
- a CDS encoding TIGR00366 family protein, with the protein MSLSLDRLARPFVTFSERYYPDPFVFAIGLTALTFGLAVTATPTTAQEALEIWGGGLTNFLGFAMQICIVLATAHALAHTDAVRRGIDRVARWPRSPGQAYAWIALLSGMASMVAGALGLVVGALGSRAIAREGRARGLRLHFPLLVASAYGGFLIWHMGYSGTAPLAVATPGHTLEGVMGILPITETTFGAWNLGIAAVTLVAVAAACSLLAPPEAEVLELEAPPDAEAEPVVVPDTPAARLDGARWLSVLLGLLFLAFVVSWFRSRGFQLTLDLVNWTFLAAGLLLARSPRHYLALIADACRTLGPVILQYPLYAAIVALITQTELVGLFSDGFVAVATPRTLGFWAFVSGGVLNVFVPSGGGQWAVQGPIFLQAARELGVQDTVIVMGVAYGDQWTNMIQPFWALPLLAIAGVNARAIMGYCFVIFLVGFVCLGGGLLVWGAG; encoded by the coding sequence ATGTCGCTCTCGCTCGATCGTCTGGCGCGGCCCTTCGTCACCTTCTCGGAGCGCTACTACCCCGACCCCTTCGTCTTCGCGATCGGGCTCACTGCGCTGACGTTCGGACTGGCGGTGACCGCGACGCCGACGACGGCCCAGGAAGCGCTCGAGATCTGGGGCGGCGGGCTCACGAACTTCCTGGGTTTCGCGATGCAGATCTGCATCGTCCTCGCGACGGCGCATGCGCTGGCCCACACCGACGCCGTGCGCCGCGGAATCGATCGCGTCGCACGCTGGCCACGCTCACCCGGGCAGGCCTACGCGTGGATCGCGCTGCTCTCGGGCATGGCGAGCATGGTGGCCGGCGCCCTCGGGCTCGTCGTCGGTGCGCTCGGTTCGCGCGCGATCGCGCGCGAGGGACGCGCGCGCGGGCTCCGCCTGCACTTCCCACTGCTCGTGGCGAGCGCCTACGGCGGCTTCCTGATCTGGCACATGGGTTACTCGGGCACCGCGCCCCTCGCGGTTGCGACCCCGGGCCACACCCTCGAAGGGGTGATGGGCATCCTGCCGATCACCGAAACCACCTTCGGCGCGTGGAATCTGGGCATCGCGGCCGTGACGCTCGTCGCGGTTGCCGCGGCGTGCAGCTTGTTGGCGCCACCCGAAGCCGAGGTCCTCGAACTCGAAGCGCCGCCCGACGCCGAGGCCGAGCCCGTCGTGGTCCCCGACACCCCTGCCGCACGACTCGATGGCGCGCGCTGGCTCTCGGTGCTGCTGGGTCTCCTATTCCTCGCGTTCGTCGTGTCCTGGTTCCGGAGCCGGGGCTTCCAACTCACCCTCGACCTCGTGAACTGGACGTTTCTCGCGGCCGGGCTCCTGCTCGCGCGTTCGCCCCGGCACTACCTCGCGCTGATCGCCGATGCGTGTCGAACCCTCGGCCCGGTCATTCTCCAGTACCCGCTCTACGCCGCGATCGTCGCCTTGATCACCCAGACCGAACTCGTCGGCCTGTTCTCGGACGGCTTCGTCGCCGTGGCGACGCCCCGCACCCTGGGCTTCTGGGCGTTCGTCTCCGGCGGCGTCTTGAACGTCTTCGTGCCGTCCGGGGGAGGGCAGTGGGCCGTGCAAGGCCCCATCTTCTTGCAGGCGGCGCGCGAGCTCGGCGTCCAGGACACGGTGATCGTGATGGGCGTCGCCTACGGAGACCAATGGACGAACATGATCCAGCCCTTCTGGGCCCTGCCGTTGCTCGCCATCGCGGGCGTCAACGCGCGCGCGATCATGGGCTACTGCTTCGTGATCTTCCTCGTGGGATTCGTCTGCCTCGGCGGTGGTTTGCTGGTGTGGGGTGCGGGCTAG
- a CDS encoding acyl-CoA dehydrogenase family protein, whose product MLERDFTEEQQMFRAAYRQFLATEVVPYMEKWRDAGIVDREVFRKAGEQGFLMVWPDEKYGGMGDPDFRFEQVIIEETAYARANDWYNSLHSRLVGPYLTRFGSQEQCDRFLPKCVSGETVLAIAMTEPDAGSDLAGMRATAVEHDDHWVLNGTKTYISNGINGDLIVVAAKTGSSEERHAMTLFLVERGMEGFERGRNLKKMGLKAQDTAEIFFKDVKVPKANVLGEPGRGFYYLMEGLAEERLIGACGYLAAAQCSFDLTLEFVKDRQVFQKPLAAFQNTQFQLAQLRTELDLAQTYVDQCVASFNRGKLSAVDAAKAKLVTSELQVKSADVGVQLHGGAGYMDEYPISRQYTDARIAPIYAGTSEVMKIIISRDVLGDGYEPFNKRNF is encoded by the coding sequence ATGCTCGAACGCGACTTCACCGAAGAACAGCAGATGTTTCGCGCCGCCTACCGCCAGTTCCTGGCGACCGAGGTGGTGCCCTACATGGAGAAGTGGCGCGACGCCGGCATCGTCGACCGCGAGGTGTTCCGCAAGGCCGGCGAACAGGGGTTCCTGATGGTCTGGCCCGACGAGAAATACGGCGGCATGGGCGATCCGGACTTCCGCTTCGAGCAGGTGATCATCGAAGAAACGGCCTATGCCCGCGCCAACGACTGGTACAACTCGCTCCACAGCCGTCTGGTGGGTCCCTACCTGACGCGCTTCGGTTCCCAGGAGCAGTGTGATCGCTTTCTCCCGAAATGCGTGAGCGGCGAGACGGTCCTGGCGATCGCGATGACGGAGCCCGACGCGGGCTCGGATCTCGCCGGTATGCGCGCCACCGCGGTGGAGCACGACGACCACTGGGTCCTCAATGGGACGAAGACCTATATCTCGAACGGGATCAACGGCGACCTGATCGTCGTCGCCGCGAAGACCGGCTCGAGTGAAGAGCGCCATGCGATGACCCTCTTCCTCGTCGAGCGCGGGATGGAGGGCTTCGAGCGCGGACGCAATCTCAAGAAGATGGGTCTGAAGGCCCAGGACACCGCCGAGATCTTCTTCAAGGACGTGAAGGTGCCGAAGGCGAACGTGCTCGGTGAGCCGGGCCGCGGCTTCTACTACCTGATGGAGGGCCTGGCCGAGGAGCGCTTGATCGGGGCCTGCGGCTATCTCGCCGCCGCCCAGTGCTCCTTCGACCTGACCCTCGAGTTCGTGAAGGACCGGCAGGTGTTTCAGAAGCCCCTGGCGGCCTTCCAGAACACCCAGTTCCAGCTGGCCCAGTTGCGCACCGAGCTCGACCTCGCGCAGACCTACGTCGACCAGTGCGTCGCGTCCTTCAATCGCGGAAAACTGTCGGCGGTCGACGCGGCGAAGGCGAAGCTCGTCACCTCCGAACTCCAGGTGAAGTCTGCGGACGTCGGGGTGCAGCTCCACGGCGGCGCCGGCTACATGGACGAGTATCCGATCTCGCGCCAGTACACGGATGCCCGCATCGCACCGATCTACGCGGGGACCTCCGAGGTGATGAAGATCATCATCAGCCGCGACGTCCTCGGCGACGGCTACGAGCCCTTCAACAAGCGCAACTTCTGA
- a CDS encoding acyl-CoA dehydrogenase family protein, with protein sequence MSFEPSERVTEIRARLQAFMDEHIFPREREYEAFVSDHTNLWQSPPFVSELKGKAREQGLWNFFLPKEYAPWSPGLSNLEIAPLMETMSRVTWAQGIFNCSAPDRGNMEVLCKYGTPAQQERWLQPLLDGEIRSAYAMTEPQVASSDATNMELEIERDGDHYVLNGRKWWTTGVISPDCKVMLVMGKSNPENDRHQQHSTILVPTDTPGFRIERPLRAFGGYHSPRGEGDCVFEDVRVPVENLILGEGRGFEIAQGRLGPGRFQYAMTFVGLAQRCLELMCERATSRVAFREPLSDKTSVQHEIARSRCEIEQCRLLVLAAADKMDREGVAGARHHIAMVKIVAPQMAQNVADRAIQVFGGMGVSQDTLLPEVFLQARFCRIADGPDEVHMSQLGKLTIRDALNASASA encoded by the coding sequence ATGAGCTTCGAACCCAGCGAACGAGTCACCGAGATCCGCGCGCGCCTGCAGGCGTTCATGGACGAGCACATCTTCCCGCGCGAGCGCGAGTACGAGGCCTTCGTCTCGGATCACACGAACCTCTGGCAATCGCCGCCTTTCGTGTCCGAACTCAAAGGCAAGGCGCGCGAACAGGGCCTCTGGAACTTCTTCTTGCCGAAGGAGTACGCGCCCTGGAGCCCCGGTCTCAGCAATCTCGAGATCGCACCGCTGATGGAGACGATGTCGCGGGTCACCTGGGCCCAGGGGATCTTCAACTGCAGCGCGCCCGACCGCGGCAACATGGAAGTGCTGTGCAAGTACGGGACGCCCGCGCAGCAGGAGCGCTGGTTGCAGCCGCTGCTCGACGGCGAGATCCGCTCGGCCTACGCGATGACCGAGCCCCAGGTCGCCTCGTCGGACGCGACGAACATGGAGCTCGAGATCGAACGCGACGGCGATCACTACGTCTTGAACGGCCGGAAGTGGTGGACCACCGGTGTCATCAGCCCCGACTGCAAGGTGATGCTGGTGATGGGGAAGTCGAACCCCGAGAACGATCGTCACCAGCAGCACTCGACGATCCTGGTGCCGACGGACACCCCCGGCTTTCGCATCGAACGGCCGCTGCGCGCGTTCGGCGGCTACCACTCGCCTCGGGGCGAGGGCGACTGCGTCTTCGAAGACGTGCGGGTGCCCGTCGAGAACCTGATCCTCGGCGAGGGACGCGGCTTCGAGATCGCCCAGGGACGCCTCGGGCCCGGGCGCTTCCAGTACGCCATGACCTTCGTCGGGCTTGCCCAGCGCTGCCTGGAACTCATGTGCGAGCGCGCCACGTCACGCGTCGCCTTCCGCGAGCCGCTCAGCGACAAGACGAGCGTGCAGCACGAGATCGCGCGATCCCGCTGCGAGATCGAGCAGTGCCGGCTCCTGGTGCTCGCCGCTGCGGACAAGATGGACCGCGAGGGCGTGGCCGGAGCGCGCCACCACATCGCGATGGTCAAGATCGTGGCGCCCCAGATGGCCCAGAACGTCGCCGACCGCGCCATCCAGGTGTTCGGCGGGATGGGCGTGTCTCAGGACACCCTGCTCCCCGAGGTGTTCCTGCAGGCGCGCTTCTGTCGGATCGCCGACGGCCCTGACGAGGTCCACATGTCGCAGCTGGGGAAGCTGACGATTCGCGACGCGCTCAACGCCAGCGCGAGCGCCTAG